In the Sphingomonas sp. LM7 genome, one interval contains:
- a CDS encoding FecR domain-containing protein: MPDGDGTREEATRWWGRMHGPHAEESRAEFERWRNADQRNAAEYAALERTWALAEGLGATAVGRARGLKAQPRSRAWVTAPRLALAAAAMVILALFVTLQPGRNPSLSFVAEAHATAVGEIRTVKLPDGSSVTLDTDTRVEVDFDDKVRKVRLERGRARFEARSDPVRPFLVEAGGKVVSTHDAGFDVEAAPAGLGIVSLHGGLEVRRQAGAPVELRLQPGQSVHFAANGDPRSQVEPAGKGSEQWVSGMLVFHGAPLSAVLEETNRYSRPGIALGDPSLGAIKVTGAFRPLPADELAASLAAALKLRVARDPSGKLILARP; encoded by the coding sequence ATGCCGGACGGCGACGGCACCCGCGAGGAAGCCACGCGCTGGTGGGGCCGCATGCATGGTCCGCATGCCGAAGAATCGCGCGCCGAATTCGAGCGGTGGCGCAACGCCGACCAGCGAAACGCCGCCGAATATGCCGCGCTCGAGCGCACCTGGGCACTGGCGGAAGGGCTCGGCGCAACCGCGGTCGGGCGTGCGCGCGGACTGAAGGCGCAGCCGCGGTCGCGCGCCTGGGTCACCGCGCCGCGTCTTGCCCTTGCCGCCGCCGCGATGGTCATCCTCGCTCTCTTCGTAACGCTCCAGCCGGGGCGCAATCCGAGCCTCTCGTTCGTCGCCGAGGCGCATGCGACCGCGGTCGGCGAGATCCGCACCGTGAAATTGCCCGATGGCTCTTCGGTGACGCTCGACACCGATACGCGCGTCGAGGTCGATTTCGACGACAAGGTTCGCAAGGTAAGGCTGGAACGCGGGCGCGCGCGCTTCGAGGCCCGGTCCGATCCGGTTCGCCCCTTTCTGGTCGAGGCCGGGGGCAAGGTCGTCTCCACGCACGACGCGGGCTTCGACGTCGAGGCGGCACCGGCCGGCCTCGGTATCGTGTCCCTGCACGGCGGGTTGGAGGTGCGGCGGCAGGCGGGCGCGCCGGTGGAGTTGCGGCTCCAGCCCGGACAGTCGGTGCACTTCGCCGCAAACGGTGACCCGCGCTCCCAGGTGGAGCCTGCCGGGAAGGGCAGCGAGCAGTGGGTGTCGGGGATGCTGGTGTTCCACGGCGCGCCCTTGTCGGCAGTGCTTGAAGAAACCAATCGCTACAGCCGGCCCGGCATCGCGCTTGGCGATCCGTCACTCGGCGCGATCAAGGTCACCGGCGCTTTCCGTCCCCTGCCGGCCGACGAACTCGCGGCGAGCCTCGCAGCTGCGCTGAAGCTTCGGGTTGCGCGTGACCCGAGCGGCAAGCTGATCCTCGCGCGACCCTAG
- a CDS encoding RNA polymerase sigma factor, which translates to MKGPAACPFTALGASGPDSVDIDQLYRDERSSLVRFFARNRSAAHEAEDLVQEAFLRIVPTEGGATIARPASYLRQIGRNLLRDRARSAEQRYMAPDAGVEHAISDIDELGRLEARDSLRRLEAAMLRLKPRSRDIFLAHRLDGMTYLEIAEQTGLSMKRVEKIMSKTIGQLTRLMEQDA; encoded by the coding sequence ATGAAAGGGCCGGCGGCGTGCCCGTTCACCGCGCTCGGCGCCTCCGGGCCGGATTCGGTCGACATCGATCAGCTGTATCGCGACGAACGCTCGTCGCTGGTGCGCTTCTTTGCGCGCAACCGTTCGGCCGCGCACGAGGCCGAGGACCTCGTGCAAGAGGCCTTTCTACGCATCGTCCCCACCGAAGGGGGCGCTACGATCGCCCGGCCGGCGAGCTATCTTCGCCAGATCGGCCGCAATCTGCTCAGGGACCGGGCACGGTCCGCCGAACAGCGGTACATGGCGCCCGACGCCGGCGTGGAACATGCCATTTCGGACATTGATGAGCTTGGCCGGCTGGAGGCCCGCGATAGTCTGCGGCGCCTCGAAGCGGCCATGCTTCGCCTGAAACCCCGGTCGAGGGACATCTTTCTCGCCCATCGTCTTGATGGCATGACCTATCTCGAGATCGCGGAGCAGACCGGGCTGAGCATGAAACGCGTCGAGAAGATCATGTCCAAGACGATCGGGCAGCTGACGCGCCTGATGGAGCAGGATGCCTGA
- a CDS encoding helix-turn-helix transcriptional regulator — MDQDSATEMLAALAHPTRLSTFRLLVRHEPEGLSTGALAETLELSQSTFSTHLAVLAKARLVQSDKKGRHFIQRARIEALGELMTFLAKDCCQGRAELCEPLVAELTACC; from the coding sequence ATGGATCAGGACAGCGCCACCGAGATGCTCGCCGCCCTCGCGCACCCGACGCGCCTGTCGACCTTCCGTCTGCTCGTCCGGCACGAGCCGGAAGGCCTTTCCACAGGCGCGCTCGCCGAGACGCTGGAGCTGTCGCAGAGCACCTTCTCGACGCATCTTGCCGTGCTCGCCAAGGCTCGTCTGGTCCAGTCGGACAAAAAGGGCCGCCATTTCATCCAGCGCGCCCGCATCGAGGCACTAGGCGAGCTGATGACCTTCCTCGCCAAGGATTGCTGCCAGGGCCGCGCGGAACTTTGCGAGCCGCTGGTCGCCGAACTCACCGCCTGCTGCTGA
- the arsC gene encoding arsenate reductase (glutaredoxin) (This arsenate reductase requires both glutathione and glutaredoxin to convert arsenate to arsenite, after which the efflux transporter formed by ArsA and ArsB can extrude the arsenite from the cell, providing resistance.) has translation MTVDVIIYHNPDCGTSRNALAMIRNAGIEPHVVEYLKTPPSRPMLVWLIERMGLTPRALLREKGTPFAELGLGDPSLSDDQLIDAMMDHPILINRPIVVSPLGVKLCRPSEAVLELLDAPQRATFIKEDGQVVESSPQ, from the coding sequence ATGACAGTCGATGTGATCATCTATCACAATCCCGATTGCGGCACTTCCCGCAACGCGCTGGCGATGATCCGCAATGCCGGGATCGAGCCGCATGTCGTCGAGTATCTTAAGACCCCGCCATCACGTCCGATGCTCGTGTGGCTGATCGAGCGTATGGGGCTGACGCCGCGCGCGTTGTTGCGCGAGAAGGGCACGCCCTTCGCCGAGCTCGGCCTTGGAGATCCGTCGCTGAGCGACGACCAGCTCATCGATGCGATGATGGACCACCCGATCCTGATCAATCGGCCTATCGTCGTCTCGCCGCTGGGCGTGAAGCTGTGCCGACCGTCCGAGGCGGTGCTGGAGTTGCTCGACGCGCCACAGCGCGCGACTTTCATCAAGGAGGACGGGCAGGTGGTGGAATCATCGCCGCAATGA
- a CDS encoding GNAT family N-acetyltransferase — MSISIRPVAPEDATAIADIYAHHVLYGTATYETVPPSAAATREKIEHITAKGWPFLVACEGETVLGYCYATQFRDRPAYAWSCEDSIYVSVDHARRGIGRALLASLLTAATEQGFRQMAAVIGGAEPASIALHAALGFAHAGRLPAMGWKAGRWLDSVYMQIALGDGSSTSPAVQ, encoded by the coding sequence ATGAGCATCTCGATCCGTCCCGTCGCGCCTGAAGACGCAACCGCGATCGCCGACATCTACGCCCATCATGTGCTGTACGGCACCGCGACCTATGAGACGGTGCCGCCGTCGGCCGCGGCCACACGAGAGAAGATCGAGCATATCACGGCGAAGGGCTGGCCGTTCCTCGTCGCCTGCGAGGGGGAGACGGTTCTCGGCTATTGCTACGCGACCCAGTTTAGGGACCGGCCAGCCTATGCCTGGTCGTGCGAAGACAGCATCTATGTCTCGGTCGACCATGCGCGGCGGGGGATCGGCCGCGCGCTTCTGGCGTCCCTGCTGACGGCAGCGACGGAACAGGGCTTCCGGCAGATGGCCGCCGTGATCGGGGGCGCCGAGCCGGCCTCGATCGCGCTCCATGCGGCGCTGGGCTTCGCGCATGCGGGACGGCTTCCCGCGATGGGCTGGAAGGCGGGCCGCTGGCTGGACAGCGTCTATATGCAGATCGCTCTGGGGGACGGCTCTTCCACCAGTCCGGCAGTACAATGA
- the arsB gene encoding ACR3 family arsenite efflux transporter: protein MATFERYLSLWVALCIVVGIALGYAVPGLFATIAAAEVAKVNLVVAVLIWLMIIPMLLKIDLTALGSVRRHWKGVGVTLFINWAVKPFSMALLGTFFLGFLFRPFLPETEISAYIAGLILLAAAPCTAMVFVWSNLCDGDPTYTLSQVALNDIIMVFAFAPLVALLLGVASITVPWDTLLISVALYIVVPVIVAQIIRRAVLSAAGQPGLDRALGRLGPVSLIALLTTLVLLFGFQGGAIIAHPLVIALIAVPILIQVYFNAGLAYWLSRKFGVAWCVAAPSALIGASNFFELAVAAAISLFGLKSGAALATVVGVLVEVPVMLSVVAIVKRTRPWYEAA from the coding sequence ATGGCCACTTTCGAGCGCTATCTCAGCCTCTGGGTCGCGCTTTGCATCGTCGTCGGGATCGCGCTCGGCTACGCCGTGCCCGGTCTTTTCGCGACGATCGCCGCGGCGGAGGTGGCGAAGGTCAATCTGGTCGTTGCGGTGCTGATCTGGCTGATGATCATCCCGATGCTGCTCAAGATCGACCTGACTGCGCTTGGGTCGGTCCGGCGGCACTGGAAGGGAGTCGGCGTCACGCTGTTCATCAATTGGGCGGTCAAACCCTTCTCGATGGCGCTGCTGGGCACCTTCTTCCTCGGTTTCCTGTTCCGGCCATTCCTGCCGGAAACCGAGATCAGCGCGTATATCGCCGGCCTGATCCTGCTCGCCGCCGCGCCGTGCACCGCCATGGTGTTCGTCTGGTCCAACCTGTGCGACGGCGATCCGACCTATACGCTGAGCCAGGTCGCTTTGAACGACATCATCATGGTGTTCGCCTTTGCGCCTCTGGTCGCGCTGCTGCTCGGCGTCGCGTCGATCACCGTGCCCTGGGACACGCTCCTGATCTCTGTCGCACTGTACATCGTGGTGCCCGTTATCGTCGCCCAGATCATCCGCCGCGCCGTCCTGTCGGCGGCGGGACAGCCCGGACTCGATCGGGCGCTCGGCCGGCTTGGGCCTGTCTCGCTGATCGCGCTTCTGACGACCCTGGTGTTGCTGTTCGGGTTCCAGGGCGGGGCGATCATCGCGCACCCGCTGGTGATTGCGCTGATCGCCGTGCCGATCCTCATCCAGGTCTATTTCAATGCCGGGCTGGCCTATTGGTTGAGCCGGAAATTCGGCGTGGCGTGGTGCGTCGCGGCGCCCTCGGCACTGATCGGCGCGTCCAACTTCTTCGAGCTTGCCGTGGCGGCCGCGATCTCGCTGTTCGGGCTGAAGTCCGGTGCCGCGCTTGCCACCGTCGTCGGCGTGCTCGTCGAGGTGCCGGTGATGTTGTCGGTGGTCGCGATCGTGAAGCGCACTCGTCCATGGTATGAAGCGGCATGA
- a CDS encoding YnfA family protein codes for MTALVYIGAALAEIAGCFAFWAWLRLGHSPLWLVPGLMSLALFAWLLTLVDSDAAGRAYAAYGGVYICASLGWLWAVEGLRPDRWDLGGAAICLLGASIILFAPRAA; via the coding sequence ATGACGGCGCTGGTCTATATCGGCGCAGCGCTCGCCGAGATCGCCGGCTGCTTCGCATTCTGGGCGTGGCTTCGGCTCGGGCACTCCCCGCTCTGGCTGGTGCCCGGCTTGATGTCGCTTGCTCTGTTCGCCTGGCTGCTGACATTGGTGGACAGCGATGCGGCCGGCCGAGCCTATGCCGCCTATGGGGGCGTCTATATCTGCGCTTCGCTGGGCTGGCTTTGGGCCGTCGAGGGGCTACGCCCCGACCGTTGGGATCTGGGCGGGGCGGCGATCTGCCTCCTCGGCGCCAGCATCATCCTTTTCGCACCGAGAGCCGCATGA
- the arsH gene encoding arsenical resistance protein ArsH produces MSRIRNLVDPGHLPALDPAFVIPRPALGLGDDRPRPRILLLYGSLRQRSFSRLAVEEAARLLQLFGAETRIFDPSDLPLPDQVAGDDHPAVHELREHALWSEGQVWCSPERHGQITGIMKAQIDHLPLEMKGMRPTQGRTLAVMQVSGGSQSFNAVNTLRLLGRWMRMFTIPNQSSVAMAYKEFDEAGRMKPSSYYDRIVDVMEELVRFTVLLRPHSAQLVDRYSERKAANRPITGDTDHSLIAIRPETPGRRVDQEATSPAE; encoded by the coding sequence ATGAGCCGTATCCGCAATCTCGTCGATCCAGGGCATCTCCCCGCACTAGATCCCGCGTTCGTGATCCCGCGCCCGGCCCTCGGTCTCGGCGACGATCGGCCGCGCCCCCGAATCCTTTTGCTGTACGGATCGCTCCGGCAGCGCTCCTTCTCGCGGCTCGCCGTCGAGGAGGCGGCGCGGCTGCTCCAGCTCTTCGGCGCCGAGACCCGGATCTTCGATCCGAGCGACCTGCCGCTTCCGGACCAGGTTGCGGGCGACGATCATCCCGCCGTCCATGAACTGCGCGAGCACGCCTTGTGGTCGGAAGGTCAGGTGTGGTGTAGTCCCGAGCGGCATGGCCAGATCACCGGCATCATGAAGGCGCAGATCGATCATCTTCCGCTCGAGATGAAGGGTATGCGCCCGACACAGGGGCGCACGCTCGCGGTGATGCAGGTTTCCGGCGGTTCGCAGTCGTTCAACGCAGTCAACACGCTGCGACTGCTTGGCCGCTGGATGCGGATGTTCACGATCCCGAACCAGTCGTCGGTGGCGATGGCGTACAAGGAATTCGACGAGGCAGGGCGCATGAAGCCGTCCAGCTATTATGACCGCATCGTCGACGTGATGGAGGAGCTGGTTCGCTTCACGGTTCTCCTGCGCCCGCATAGCGCGCAACTGGTGGACCGCTATTCCGAGCGCAAGGCCGCGAACCGGCCAATTACCGGCGACACGGATCACTCCCTGATTGCGATCCGTCCCGAAACGCCGGGCCGGCGGGTCGACCAGGAAGCGACTTCGCCCGCCGAGTGA